One stretch of Bombus terrestris chromosome 5, iyBomTerr1.2, whole genome shotgun sequence DNA includes these proteins:
- the LOC100645486 gene encoding tripartite motif-containing protein 2 isoform X2, giving the protein MEALRLAIQTRLGERMVSMSSMLVETVSINYEDFNESFLTCGTCLCVYDGGEHTPKLLPCSHTVCLHCLTRIAASQTRETGAFRCPICRELITIPRGGVAALPPSFLVNQLLDLMSRQRREVIPKCSVHINQELLFCETCDTVFCTVCTGGNHAGTSPGCTEHTIIPFSIAIKRMSEILLYKANECISKLTQAQDSVNTELQRLEASTERCLSAVDTEFAEIISKIERRRSELQAAVTAAARDKKHVLEEQHSLIEAEKNKVQRECEGLQYQVEVRNITQRIGSLSDQLDAASALSEPKENAFITFEFNHNNALSQLEEALNNLGRVRSSTTLPGLCRARLKDPAIAKLQAAVIVETIDYHGHPRNVGGDLITAELTLADSIHSENQSSNIDTEIVDLENGTYEVLFRPPSASRYILKLSVFERPIKDYPLFFDATEHNEPIKIYGRRGIGKDEFHQPVAVAVDDDGMIYILDTGNSRIKVLNCDLEFQRHIINEGLEGRSCTGIGISQQGIVVVNWRTRRVTEMSSLGDTIKSFSHNAFQEPIDVAVDKSYGHILVADNGQSCVFVFDSDGKILFQVGKRSTFKLITSVTVGPNGEIVVADSRIQVFSAKGDFSEEIYSEGKGRGTYGGLAVDAEGRILGTRTDKGRSIIQVLKLGGGNILTEIDSHSSKLRRPSGIAVLPDNHLVVVDLGNDCIKKYRYW; this is encoded by the exons ATGGAGGCACTGCGTTTAGCTATACA GACACGGCTAGGGGAGAGGATGGTTAGTATGAGCTCTATGCTCGTGGAAACAGTTAGTATAAACTATGAAGATTTTAATGAAAGTTTTTTAACATGTGGCACATGTCTTTGTGTTTATGATGGTGGAGAACATACTCCTAAATTATTACCATGTTCACATACG GTATGTTTACACTGCTTAACAAGAATTGCTGCGTCTCAGACTCGCGAGACCGGTGCCTTTCGATGTCCTATTTGCAGAGAATTAATAACAATTCCTCGTGGTGGAGTAGCTGCTTTACCACCTAGTTTCCTAGTGAACCAATTACTTGATCTCATGTCCAGACAAAGACGGGAG GTTATTCCAAAATGTTCAGTCCACATAAATCAAGAATTGTTATTTTGTGAAACATGCGATACAGTATTTTGTACAGTATGTACAGGTGGTAATCATGCAGGAACATCTCCAGGATGTACTGAGCATACTATCATAccatttagtattgcaataaAGAGGATGTCTGAGATCTTGCTCTACAAAGCCAATGAATGTATAtccaag TTAACACAAGCTCAAGATTCTGTGAATACAGAATTACAACGTTTGGAAGCTTCAACAGAGAGGTGTTTGAGTGCCGTAGATACTGAATTTGCTGAAATTATATCAAAAATTGAAAGGAGACGTTCAGAATTACAAGCAGCTGTTACTGCTGCTGCAAGAGATAAGAAACATGTGTTAGAGGAACAACATTCTCTGATAGAAGCTGAAAAAAATAAAGTGCAACGAGAATGTGAAGGCTTACAATATCAG GTTGAAGTTCGAAATATTACACAAAGAATTGGTAGTTTATCAGACCAACTCGATGCGGCATCAGCACTTAGTGAACCTAAAgaaaatgcttttataacttttgaATTTAATCACAATAATGCTCTTTCTCAATTAGAGGAAGCTCTTAATAACTTGGGAAGAGTACGTTCTAGTACAACATTGCCAG gGTTATGCAGAGCCCGGTTAAAAGACCCCGCCATAGCGAAACTGCAAGCAGCTGTAATAGTAGAAACTATTGACTATCATGGACATCCTAGAAATGTTGGAGGAGATCTTATTACTGCAGAATTAACCTTAGCAGATAGTATCCATTCAGAAAACCAAAGTTCCAATATTGATACTGAAATTGTAGATTTAGAAAATGGTACATACGAAGTATTGTTTCGACCTCCATCTGCAAGCCGCTATATCTTAAAGTTGTCAGTTTTCGAGCGGCCTATTAAAGATTATCCTTTATTTTTTGATGCAACTGAACATAATGAACCTATTAAAATATATGGAAGACGAGGAATTGGAAAAGACGAATTTCATCAACCAGTTGCAGTTGCTGTTGATGATGATGGCATGATATATATTTTAGACACTGGGAATtcacgtataaag GTACTCAATTGTGATTTGGAGTTTCAAAGGCATATAATTAACGAAGGTCTTGAAGGACGTAGTTGTACAGGAATTGGTATTTCTCAACAAGGTATTGTTGTTGTCAATTGGAGAACGAGAAGAGTAACTGAAATGAGTTCTCTAGGAGACACTATTAAATCTTTTTCCCATAATGCATTTCAA GAACCCATTGATGTTGCAGTAGATAAAAGTTATGGTCATATACTTGTTGCAGATAATGGTCAAAGTTGTGTTTTTGTATTTGATTCTGATGGCAAAATTCTCTTTCAG gtTGGAAAAAGAAGTACATTCAAATTGATTACTTCTGTAACTGTTGGACCTAATGGTGAAATCGTAGTTGCTGATAGTCGTATACAAGTATTTTCCGCTAAAGGAGATTTTTCTGAGGAAATTTATTCAGAAGGCAAAG GAAGAGGTACTTATGGAGGCCTTGCTGTTGATGCAGAAGGCAGAATACTTGGAACTCGCACCGATAAAGGTCGCAGTATAATTCAAGTTTTAAAGTTAGGAGGAGGTAATATTTTAACTGAAATTGATTCGCATAGTTCAAAACTACGACGTCCTTCAGGTATTGCGGTACTACCTGACAATCACTTAGTAGTTGTAGACTTGGGAAAtgattgtataaaaaaatatagatacTGGTAA
- the LOC100645486 gene encoding tripartite motif-containing protein 2 isoform X5, with product MVSMSSMLVETVSINYEDFNESFLTCGTCLCVYDGGEHTPKLLPCSHTVCLHCLTRIAASQTRETGAFRCPICRELITIPRGGVAALPPSFLVNQLLDLMSRQRREVIPKCSVHINQELLFCETCDTVFCTVCTGGNHAGTSPGCTEHTIIPFSIAIKRMSEILLYKANECISKLTQAQDSVNTELQRLEASTERCLSAVDTEFAEIISKIERRRSELQAAVTAAARDKKHVLEEQHSLIEAEKNKVQRECEGLQYQVEVRNITQRIGSLSDQLDAASALSEPKENAFITFEFNHNNALSQLEEALNNLGRVRSSTTLPGLCRARLKDPAIAKLQAAVIVETIDYHGHPRNVGGDLITAELTLADSIHSENQSSNIDTEIVDLENGTYEVLFRPPSASRYILKLSVFERPIKDYPLFFDATEHNEPIKIYGRRGIGKDEFHQPVAVAVDDDGMIYILDTGNSRIKVLNCDLEFQRHIINEGLEGRSCTGIGISQQGIVVVNWRTRRVTEMSSLGDTIKSFSHNAFQEPIDVAVDKSYGHILVADNGQSCVFVFDSDGKILFQVGKRSTFKLITSVTVGPNGEIVVADSRIQVFSAKGDFSEEIYSEGKGRGTYGGLAVDAEGRILGTRTDKGRSIIQVLKLGGGNILTEIDSHSSKLRRPSGIAVLPDNHLVVVDLGNDCIKKYRYW from the exons ATGGTTAGTATGAGCTCTATGCTCGTGGAAACAGTTAGTATAAACTATGAAGATTTTAATGAAAGTTTTTTAACATGTGGCACATGTCTTTGTGTTTATGATGGTGGAGAACATACTCCTAAATTATTACCATGTTCACATACG GTATGTTTACACTGCTTAACAAGAATTGCTGCGTCTCAGACTCGCGAGACCGGTGCCTTTCGATGTCCTATTTGCAGAGAATTAATAACAATTCCTCGTGGTGGAGTAGCTGCTTTACCACCTAGTTTCCTAGTGAACCAATTACTTGATCTCATGTCCAGACAAAGACGGGAG GTTATTCCAAAATGTTCAGTCCACATAAATCAAGAATTGTTATTTTGTGAAACATGCGATACAGTATTTTGTACAGTATGTACAGGTGGTAATCATGCAGGAACATCTCCAGGATGTACTGAGCATACTATCATAccatttagtattgcaataaAGAGGATGTCTGAGATCTTGCTCTACAAAGCCAATGAATGTATAtccaag TTAACACAAGCTCAAGATTCTGTGAATACAGAATTACAACGTTTGGAAGCTTCAACAGAGAGGTGTTTGAGTGCCGTAGATACTGAATTTGCTGAAATTATATCAAAAATTGAAAGGAGACGTTCAGAATTACAAGCAGCTGTTACTGCTGCTGCAAGAGATAAGAAACATGTGTTAGAGGAACAACATTCTCTGATAGAAGCTGAAAAAAATAAAGTGCAACGAGAATGTGAAGGCTTACAATATCAG GTTGAAGTTCGAAATATTACACAAAGAATTGGTAGTTTATCAGACCAACTCGATGCGGCATCAGCACTTAGTGAACCTAAAgaaaatgcttttataacttttgaATTTAATCACAATAATGCTCTTTCTCAATTAGAGGAAGCTCTTAATAACTTGGGAAGAGTACGTTCTAGTACAACATTGCCAG gGTTATGCAGAGCCCGGTTAAAAGACCCCGCCATAGCGAAACTGCAAGCAGCTGTAATAGTAGAAACTATTGACTATCATGGACATCCTAGAAATGTTGGAGGAGATCTTATTACTGCAGAATTAACCTTAGCAGATAGTATCCATTCAGAAAACCAAAGTTCCAATATTGATACTGAAATTGTAGATTTAGAAAATGGTACATACGAAGTATTGTTTCGACCTCCATCTGCAAGCCGCTATATCTTAAAGTTGTCAGTTTTCGAGCGGCCTATTAAAGATTATCCTTTATTTTTTGATGCAACTGAACATAATGAACCTATTAAAATATATGGAAGACGAGGAATTGGAAAAGACGAATTTCATCAACCAGTTGCAGTTGCTGTTGATGATGATGGCATGATATATATTTTAGACACTGGGAATtcacgtataaag GTACTCAATTGTGATTTGGAGTTTCAAAGGCATATAATTAACGAAGGTCTTGAAGGACGTAGTTGTACAGGAATTGGTATTTCTCAACAAGGTATTGTTGTTGTCAATTGGAGAACGAGAAGAGTAACTGAAATGAGTTCTCTAGGAGACACTATTAAATCTTTTTCCCATAATGCATTTCAA GAACCCATTGATGTTGCAGTAGATAAAAGTTATGGTCATATACTTGTTGCAGATAATGGTCAAAGTTGTGTTTTTGTATTTGATTCTGATGGCAAAATTCTCTTTCAG gtTGGAAAAAGAAGTACATTCAAATTGATTACTTCTGTAACTGTTGGACCTAATGGTGAAATCGTAGTTGCTGATAGTCGTATACAAGTATTTTCCGCTAAAGGAGATTTTTCTGAGGAAATTTATTCAGAAGGCAAAG GAAGAGGTACTTATGGAGGCCTTGCTGTTGATGCAGAAGGCAGAATACTTGGAACTCGCACCGATAAAGGTCGCAGTATAATTCAAGTTTTAAAGTTAGGAGGAGGTAATATTTTAACTGAAATTGATTCGCATAGTTCAAAACTACGACGTCCTTCAGGTATTGCGGTACTACCTGACAATCACTTAGTAGTTGTAGACTTGGGAAAtgattgtataaaaaaatatagatacTGGTAA
- the LOC100645486 gene encoding tripartite motif-containing protein 2 isoform X4, with amino-acid sequence MTRLGERMVSMSSMLVETVSINYEDFNESFLTCGTCLCVYDGGEHTPKLLPCSHTVCLHCLTRIAASQTRETGAFRCPICRELITIPRGGVAALPPSFLVNQLLDLMSRQRREVIPKCSVHINQELLFCETCDTVFCTVCTGGNHAGTSPGCTEHTIIPFSIAIKRMSEILLYKANECISKLTQAQDSVNTELQRLEASTERCLSAVDTEFAEIISKIERRRSELQAAVTAAARDKKHVLEEQHSLIEAEKNKVQRECEGLQYQVEVRNITQRIGSLSDQLDAASALSEPKENAFITFEFNHNNALSQLEEALNNLGRVRSSTTLPGLCRARLKDPAIAKLQAAVIVETIDYHGHPRNVGGDLITAELTLADSIHSENQSSNIDTEIVDLENGTYEVLFRPPSASRYILKLSVFERPIKDYPLFFDATEHNEPIKIYGRRGIGKDEFHQPVAVAVDDDGMIYILDTGNSRIKVLNCDLEFQRHIINEGLEGRSCTGIGISQQGIVVVNWRTRRVTEMSSLGDTIKSFSHNAFQEPIDVAVDKSYGHILVADNGQSCVFVFDSDGKILFQVGKRSTFKLITSVTVGPNGEIVVADSRIQVFSAKGDFSEEIYSEGKGRGTYGGLAVDAEGRILGTRTDKGRSIIQVLKLGGGNILTEIDSHSSKLRRPSGIAVLPDNHLVVVDLGNDCIKKYRYW; translated from the exons AT GACACGGCTAGGGGAGAGGATGGTTAGTATGAGCTCTATGCTCGTGGAAACAGTTAGTATAAACTATGAAGATTTTAATGAAAGTTTTTTAACATGTGGCACATGTCTTTGTGTTTATGATGGTGGAGAACATACTCCTAAATTATTACCATGTTCACATACG GTATGTTTACACTGCTTAACAAGAATTGCTGCGTCTCAGACTCGCGAGACCGGTGCCTTTCGATGTCCTATTTGCAGAGAATTAATAACAATTCCTCGTGGTGGAGTAGCTGCTTTACCACCTAGTTTCCTAGTGAACCAATTACTTGATCTCATGTCCAGACAAAGACGGGAG GTTATTCCAAAATGTTCAGTCCACATAAATCAAGAATTGTTATTTTGTGAAACATGCGATACAGTATTTTGTACAGTATGTACAGGTGGTAATCATGCAGGAACATCTCCAGGATGTACTGAGCATACTATCATAccatttagtattgcaataaAGAGGATGTCTGAGATCTTGCTCTACAAAGCCAATGAATGTATAtccaag TTAACACAAGCTCAAGATTCTGTGAATACAGAATTACAACGTTTGGAAGCTTCAACAGAGAGGTGTTTGAGTGCCGTAGATACTGAATTTGCTGAAATTATATCAAAAATTGAAAGGAGACGTTCAGAATTACAAGCAGCTGTTACTGCTGCTGCAAGAGATAAGAAACATGTGTTAGAGGAACAACATTCTCTGATAGAAGCTGAAAAAAATAAAGTGCAACGAGAATGTGAAGGCTTACAATATCAG GTTGAAGTTCGAAATATTACACAAAGAATTGGTAGTTTATCAGACCAACTCGATGCGGCATCAGCACTTAGTGAACCTAAAgaaaatgcttttataacttttgaATTTAATCACAATAATGCTCTTTCTCAATTAGAGGAAGCTCTTAATAACTTGGGAAGAGTACGTTCTAGTACAACATTGCCAG gGTTATGCAGAGCCCGGTTAAAAGACCCCGCCATAGCGAAACTGCAAGCAGCTGTAATAGTAGAAACTATTGACTATCATGGACATCCTAGAAATGTTGGAGGAGATCTTATTACTGCAGAATTAACCTTAGCAGATAGTATCCATTCAGAAAACCAAAGTTCCAATATTGATACTGAAATTGTAGATTTAGAAAATGGTACATACGAAGTATTGTTTCGACCTCCATCTGCAAGCCGCTATATCTTAAAGTTGTCAGTTTTCGAGCGGCCTATTAAAGATTATCCTTTATTTTTTGATGCAACTGAACATAATGAACCTATTAAAATATATGGAAGACGAGGAATTGGAAAAGACGAATTTCATCAACCAGTTGCAGTTGCTGTTGATGATGATGGCATGATATATATTTTAGACACTGGGAATtcacgtataaag GTACTCAATTGTGATTTGGAGTTTCAAAGGCATATAATTAACGAAGGTCTTGAAGGACGTAGTTGTACAGGAATTGGTATTTCTCAACAAGGTATTGTTGTTGTCAATTGGAGAACGAGAAGAGTAACTGAAATGAGTTCTCTAGGAGACACTATTAAATCTTTTTCCCATAATGCATTTCAA GAACCCATTGATGTTGCAGTAGATAAAAGTTATGGTCATATACTTGTTGCAGATAATGGTCAAAGTTGTGTTTTTGTATTTGATTCTGATGGCAAAATTCTCTTTCAG gtTGGAAAAAGAAGTACATTCAAATTGATTACTTCTGTAACTGTTGGACCTAATGGTGAAATCGTAGTTGCTGATAGTCGTATACAAGTATTTTCCGCTAAAGGAGATTTTTCTGAGGAAATTTATTCAGAAGGCAAAG GAAGAGGTACTTATGGAGGCCTTGCTGTTGATGCAGAAGGCAGAATACTTGGAACTCGCACCGATAAAGGTCGCAGTATAATTCAAGTTTTAAAGTTAGGAGGAGGTAATATTTTAACTGAAATTGATTCGCATAGTTCAAAACTACGACGTCCTTCAGGTATTGCGGTACTACCTGACAATCACTTAGTAGTTGTAGACTTGGGAAAtgattgtataaaaaaatatagatacTGGTAA
- the LOC100645486 gene encoding tripartite motif-containing protein 2 isoform X1, translating to MLVGRSRGHPHSIRIISSLVVLPAVDAGENVRSCKTTRLGERMVSMSSMLVETVSINYEDFNESFLTCGTCLCVYDGGEHTPKLLPCSHTVCLHCLTRIAASQTRETGAFRCPICRELITIPRGGVAALPPSFLVNQLLDLMSRQRREVIPKCSVHINQELLFCETCDTVFCTVCTGGNHAGTSPGCTEHTIIPFSIAIKRMSEILLYKANECISKLTQAQDSVNTELQRLEASTERCLSAVDTEFAEIISKIERRRSELQAAVTAAARDKKHVLEEQHSLIEAEKNKVQRECEGLQYQVEVRNITQRIGSLSDQLDAASALSEPKENAFITFEFNHNNALSQLEEALNNLGRVRSSTTLPGLCRARLKDPAIAKLQAAVIVETIDYHGHPRNVGGDLITAELTLADSIHSENQSSNIDTEIVDLENGTYEVLFRPPSASRYILKLSVFERPIKDYPLFFDATEHNEPIKIYGRRGIGKDEFHQPVAVAVDDDGMIYILDTGNSRIKVLNCDLEFQRHIINEGLEGRSCTGIGISQQGIVVVNWRTRRVTEMSSLGDTIKSFSHNAFQEPIDVAVDKSYGHILVADNGQSCVFVFDSDGKILFQVGKRSTFKLITSVTVGPNGEIVVADSRIQVFSAKGDFSEEIYSEGKGRGTYGGLAVDAEGRILGTRTDKGRSIIQVLKLGGGNILTEIDSHSSKLRRPSGIAVLPDNHLVVVDLGNDCIKKYRYW from the exons aTGTTGGTAGGTCGTAGCCGCGGGCACCCGCATAGTATACGTATTATTTCGTCCCTGGTAGTGCTGCCGGCTGTGGATGCAGGCGAGAACGTGCGCAGCTGTAAAAC GACACGGCTAGGGGAGAGGATGGTTAGTATGAGCTCTATGCTCGTGGAAACAGTTAGTATAAACTATGAAGATTTTAATGAAAGTTTTTTAACATGTGGCACATGTCTTTGTGTTTATGATGGTGGAGAACATACTCCTAAATTATTACCATGTTCACATACG GTATGTTTACACTGCTTAACAAGAATTGCTGCGTCTCAGACTCGCGAGACCGGTGCCTTTCGATGTCCTATTTGCAGAGAATTAATAACAATTCCTCGTGGTGGAGTAGCTGCTTTACCACCTAGTTTCCTAGTGAACCAATTACTTGATCTCATGTCCAGACAAAGACGGGAG GTTATTCCAAAATGTTCAGTCCACATAAATCAAGAATTGTTATTTTGTGAAACATGCGATACAGTATTTTGTACAGTATGTACAGGTGGTAATCATGCAGGAACATCTCCAGGATGTACTGAGCATACTATCATAccatttagtattgcaataaAGAGGATGTCTGAGATCTTGCTCTACAAAGCCAATGAATGTATAtccaag TTAACACAAGCTCAAGATTCTGTGAATACAGAATTACAACGTTTGGAAGCTTCAACAGAGAGGTGTTTGAGTGCCGTAGATACTGAATTTGCTGAAATTATATCAAAAATTGAAAGGAGACGTTCAGAATTACAAGCAGCTGTTACTGCTGCTGCAAGAGATAAGAAACATGTGTTAGAGGAACAACATTCTCTGATAGAAGCTGAAAAAAATAAAGTGCAACGAGAATGTGAAGGCTTACAATATCAG GTTGAAGTTCGAAATATTACACAAAGAATTGGTAGTTTATCAGACCAACTCGATGCGGCATCAGCACTTAGTGAACCTAAAgaaaatgcttttataacttttgaATTTAATCACAATAATGCTCTTTCTCAATTAGAGGAAGCTCTTAATAACTTGGGAAGAGTACGTTCTAGTACAACATTGCCAG gGTTATGCAGAGCCCGGTTAAAAGACCCCGCCATAGCGAAACTGCAAGCAGCTGTAATAGTAGAAACTATTGACTATCATGGACATCCTAGAAATGTTGGAGGAGATCTTATTACTGCAGAATTAACCTTAGCAGATAGTATCCATTCAGAAAACCAAAGTTCCAATATTGATACTGAAATTGTAGATTTAGAAAATGGTACATACGAAGTATTGTTTCGACCTCCATCTGCAAGCCGCTATATCTTAAAGTTGTCAGTTTTCGAGCGGCCTATTAAAGATTATCCTTTATTTTTTGATGCAACTGAACATAATGAACCTATTAAAATATATGGAAGACGAGGAATTGGAAAAGACGAATTTCATCAACCAGTTGCAGTTGCTGTTGATGATGATGGCATGATATATATTTTAGACACTGGGAATtcacgtataaag GTACTCAATTGTGATTTGGAGTTTCAAAGGCATATAATTAACGAAGGTCTTGAAGGACGTAGTTGTACAGGAATTGGTATTTCTCAACAAGGTATTGTTGTTGTCAATTGGAGAACGAGAAGAGTAACTGAAATGAGTTCTCTAGGAGACACTATTAAATCTTTTTCCCATAATGCATTTCAA GAACCCATTGATGTTGCAGTAGATAAAAGTTATGGTCATATACTTGTTGCAGATAATGGTCAAAGTTGTGTTTTTGTATTTGATTCTGATGGCAAAATTCTCTTTCAG gtTGGAAAAAGAAGTACATTCAAATTGATTACTTCTGTAACTGTTGGACCTAATGGTGAAATCGTAGTTGCTGATAGTCGTATACAAGTATTTTCCGCTAAAGGAGATTTTTCTGAGGAAATTTATTCAGAAGGCAAAG GAAGAGGTACTTATGGAGGCCTTGCTGTTGATGCAGAAGGCAGAATACTTGGAACTCGCACCGATAAAGGTCGCAGTATAATTCAAGTTTTAAAGTTAGGAGGAGGTAATATTTTAACTGAAATTGATTCGCATAGTTCAAAACTACGACGTCCTTCAGGTATTGCGGTACTACCTGACAATCACTTAGTAGTTGTAGACTTGGGAAAtgattgtataaaaaaatatagatacTGGTAA
- the LOC100645486 gene encoding tripartite motif-containing protein 2 isoform X3, protein MSCCPFMTRLGERMVSMSSMLVETVSINYEDFNESFLTCGTCLCVYDGGEHTPKLLPCSHTVCLHCLTRIAASQTRETGAFRCPICRELITIPRGGVAALPPSFLVNQLLDLMSRQRREVIPKCSVHINQELLFCETCDTVFCTVCTGGNHAGTSPGCTEHTIIPFSIAIKRMSEILLYKANECISKLTQAQDSVNTELQRLEASTERCLSAVDTEFAEIISKIERRRSELQAAVTAAARDKKHVLEEQHSLIEAEKNKVQRECEGLQYQVEVRNITQRIGSLSDQLDAASALSEPKENAFITFEFNHNNALSQLEEALNNLGRVRSSTTLPGLCRARLKDPAIAKLQAAVIVETIDYHGHPRNVGGDLITAELTLADSIHSENQSSNIDTEIVDLENGTYEVLFRPPSASRYILKLSVFERPIKDYPLFFDATEHNEPIKIYGRRGIGKDEFHQPVAVAVDDDGMIYILDTGNSRIKVLNCDLEFQRHIINEGLEGRSCTGIGISQQGIVVVNWRTRRVTEMSSLGDTIKSFSHNAFQEPIDVAVDKSYGHILVADNGQSCVFVFDSDGKILFQVGKRSTFKLITSVTVGPNGEIVVADSRIQVFSAKGDFSEEIYSEGKGRGTYGGLAVDAEGRILGTRTDKGRSIIQVLKLGGGNILTEIDSHSSKLRRPSGIAVLPDNHLVVVDLGNDCIKKYRYW, encoded by the exons ATGAGCTGCTGTCCATTCAT GACACGGCTAGGGGAGAGGATGGTTAGTATGAGCTCTATGCTCGTGGAAACAGTTAGTATAAACTATGAAGATTTTAATGAAAGTTTTTTAACATGTGGCACATGTCTTTGTGTTTATGATGGTGGAGAACATACTCCTAAATTATTACCATGTTCACATACG GTATGTTTACACTGCTTAACAAGAATTGCTGCGTCTCAGACTCGCGAGACCGGTGCCTTTCGATGTCCTATTTGCAGAGAATTAATAACAATTCCTCGTGGTGGAGTAGCTGCTTTACCACCTAGTTTCCTAGTGAACCAATTACTTGATCTCATGTCCAGACAAAGACGGGAG GTTATTCCAAAATGTTCAGTCCACATAAATCAAGAATTGTTATTTTGTGAAACATGCGATACAGTATTTTGTACAGTATGTACAGGTGGTAATCATGCAGGAACATCTCCAGGATGTACTGAGCATACTATCATAccatttagtattgcaataaAGAGGATGTCTGAGATCTTGCTCTACAAAGCCAATGAATGTATAtccaag TTAACACAAGCTCAAGATTCTGTGAATACAGAATTACAACGTTTGGAAGCTTCAACAGAGAGGTGTTTGAGTGCCGTAGATACTGAATTTGCTGAAATTATATCAAAAATTGAAAGGAGACGTTCAGAATTACAAGCAGCTGTTACTGCTGCTGCAAGAGATAAGAAACATGTGTTAGAGGAACAACATTCTCTGATAGAAGCTGAAAAAAATAAAGTGCAACGAGAATGTGAAGGCTTACAATATCAG GTTGAAGTTCGAAATATTACACAAAGAATTGGTAGTTTATCAGACCAACTCGATGCGGCATCAGCACTTAGTGAACCTAAAgaaaatgcttttataacttttgaATTTAATCACAATAATGCTCTTTCTCAATTAGAGGAAGCTCTTAATAACTTGGGAAGAGTACGTTCTAGTACAACATTGCCAG gGTTATGCAGAGCCCGGTTAAAAGACCCCGCCATAGCGAAACTGCAAGCAGCTGTAATAGTAGAAACTATTGACTATCATGGACATCCTAGAAATGTTGGAGGAGATCTTATTACTGCAGAATTAACCTTAGCAGATAGTATCCATTCAGAAAACCAAAGTTCCAATATTGATACTGAAATTGTAGATTTAGAAAATGGTACATACGAAGTATTGTTTCGACCTCCATCTGCAAGCCGCTATATCTTAAAGTTGTCAGTTTTCGAGCGGCCTATTAAAGATTATCCTTTATTTTTTGATGCAACTGAACATAATGAACCTATTAAAATATATGGAAGACGAGGAATTGGAAAAGACGAATTTCATCAACCAGTTGCAGTTGCTGTTGATGATGATGGCATGATATATATTTTAGACACTGGGAATtcacgtataaag GTACTCAATTGTGATTTGGAGTTTCAAAGGCATATAATTAACGAAGGTCTTGAAGGACGTAGTTGTACAGGAATTGGTATTTCTCAACAAGGTATTGTTGTTGTCAATTGGAGAACGAGAAGAGTAACTGAAATGAGTTCTCTAGGAGACACTATTAAATCTTTTTCCCATAATGCATTTCAA GAACCCATTGATGTTGCAGTAGATAAAAGTTATGGTCATATACTTGTTGCAGATAATGGTCAAAGTTGTGTTTTTGTATTTGATTCTGATGGCAAAATTCTCTTTCAG gtTGGAAAAAGAAGTACATTCAAATTGATTACTTCTGTAACTGTTGGACCTAATGGTGAAATCGTAGTTGCTGATAGTCGTATACAAGTATTTTCCGCTAAAGGAGATTTTTCTGAGGAAATTTATTCAGAAGGCAAAG GAAGAGGTACTTATGGAGGCCTTGCTGTTGATGCAGAAGGCAGAATACTTGGAACTCGCACCGATAAAGGTCGCAGTATAATTCAAGTTTTAAAGTTAGGAGGAGGTAATATTTTAACTGAAATTGATTCGCATAGTTCAAAACTACGACGTCCTTCAGGTATTGCGGTACTACCTGACAATCACTTAGTAGTTGTAGACTTGGGAAAtgattgtataaaaaaatatagatacTGGTAA